The Narcine bancroftii isolate sNarBan1 chromosome 6, sNarBan1.hap1, whole genome shotgun sequence genome window below encodes:
- the LOC138737224 gene encoding uncharacterized protein produces MDQSDCRECSHQNLKGQQLPGSSLLEMKIFPQEPNCKSICDSRQARRGGGRAPVQPGAGGGPGRLRRGGRGCAREAAPARPSRSSAATRPRRWRWPWPSSGRKRRRHVIRLEECVLQRHGAAQRVKAGNPRPDWALALGHDRAPRTQKELLATDLRQGGEIVAEGEALLGHPNMQPHLPRKRRSSGSEGVQTCWRRLPGMVRAPSNCNIGWTRSLVHPTWKMHKNFFPLRFRKRETTFDSQFLFSFSKMCMGLDKLEHELICK; encoded by the exons ATGGATCAAAGTGACTGCAGGGAATGTTCACATCAGAATCTGAAAGGGCAG CAACTACCTGGAAGCTCTTTATTGGAAATGAAGATATTTCCCCAGGAACCAAATTGCAAATCGATCTGTGATTCAAGGCAG GCCCGGCGAGGCGGCGGTCGAGCCCCAGTACAGCCTGGTGCAGGAGGTGGGCCGGGGCGGCTCCGCCGTGGTGGACGAGGCTGCGCCCGCGAGGCCGCGCCCGCGAGGCCCTCAAGAAGCTCGGCCGCCACGCGCCCGAGACGATGGCGCTGGCCCTGGCCGAGTTCTGGGCGGAAGCGGCGGCGGCACGTGATCCGGTTGGAGGAGTGCGTGCTGCAGCGCCACGGCGCGGCCCAGAGGGTGAAGGCCGGCAACCCGCGCCCCGACTGGGCCCTCGCCCTGGGCCATGATCGAGCGCCTCGCACCCAGAAGGAGCTGCTGGCCACCGACCTCAGGCAGGGCGGCGAGATTGTGGCCGAGGGCGAGGCGCTGCTCGGACACCCGAACATGCAACCGCATCTCCCGCGCAAAAGGAGGTCGTCCGGGTCCGAAGGGGTCCAGACATGCTGGCGGCGACTCCCCGGGATGGTCCGGGCGCCTTCGAACTGCAACATCGGATGGACCAGGTCACTTGTGCATCCAACGTGGAAAATGCACAAG aATTTCTTTCCTCTGCGATTCAGAAAGAGGGAGACGACCTTTGATAGTCAGTTTTTGTTTTCATTCTCCAAAATGTGCATGGG GCTGGATAAATTGGAGCACGAGCTTATTTGCAAGTGA